The following are encoded in a window of Rosa chinensis cultivar Old Blush chromosome 4, RchiOBHm-V2, whole genome shotgun sequence genomic DNA:
- the LOC112200377 gene encoding histone-lysine N-methyltransferase ASHR3 gives MPDLANLSISDSPTVTHCPNIKSHSATTESSVKALAFDRDCDQRTMGFATLHNANGAGSSNCKSLEDHVRHWVTHRMESGIPETRSSLPFLCGAKTLAECLVCHNFVCPGDEILCSVRGCQGLYHQECVKGRPGISNTKKFTCPQHVCFICRQRLHWRCVRCTIASHDKCAPWPDKVMHLIDRPGRAVCWRHPADWWQDRKHAVSASNIEEVFFRLPLPYTAEEFKIDLTWKHTENNIEPPPYTHIRRNIYLVKKKRDDVDDDVGCRGCTSVCSLDCVCRVQCISCSKACHCSENCTNRPFLKEKKIRIVKTAHCGWGAEAAESVKKGDFIIEYIGEVINDALCEQRLWDMKYKEVKNFYMCEIRKDFTIDATFKGNPSRFLNHSCDPNCVLEKWQVEGETRVGVFAARSIEVGEPLTYDYRFVQFGPEVKCCCGASNCQGYLGIKKKICKVDLFWGKKRKRTPTACIAILR, from the exons ATGCCGGACCTCGCGAATCTCTCTATCTCGGATTCTCCGACCGTCACTCACTGCCCTAACATCAAATCCCACTCGGCCACAACAGAGAGCTCGGTCAAAGCCCTAGCGTTTGACCGCGACTGCGACCAGAGGACGATGGGGTTCGCGACTCTGCACAACGCCAACGGTGCTGGAAGTTCCAATTGCAAGAGTTTGGAGGACCATGTCAGGCATTGGGTCACCCACAGAATGGAATCGGGGATTCCCGAGACCCGCAGCTCATTGCCTTTCCTTTGCGGTGCGAAGACATTG GCCGAGTGCCTTGTTTGCCATAATTTTGTCTGCCCTGGGGATGAGATCTTATGCTCTGTTCGTGGCTGTCAAGGACTCTATCACCAGGAATGTGTGAAGGGAAGGCCTGGGATCTCTAATACGAAAAAGTTCACGTGTCCGCAACAT GTATGCTTCATTTGCCGACAGAGGTTACATTGGCGGTGTGTACGTTGCACTATAGCATCGCATGATAAATGCGCACCATGGCCGGATAAAGTGATGCATTTGATAGACAGGCCAGGGAGAGCTGTTTGTTGGAGGCATCCAGCAGATTGGTGGCAGGATAGGAAG CATGCAGTTTCAGCAAGCAATATAGAG GAGGTATTCTTTCGCTTGCCTCTGCCTTACACTGCTGAGGAGTTCAAGATTGACCTAACTTGGAAACACACAGAGAACAATATAGAGCCTCCTCCATATACGCACATCAGGCGTA ATATTTACCTAGTCAAGAAGAAGCGagatgatgttgatgatgatgttgGATGCAGAGGTTGCACTTCTGTATGCTCTCTGGATTGTGTTTGCAg GGTTCAATGCATAAGCTGTTCAAAGGCTTGCCATTGTTCTGAAAATTGCACAAACCGTCCATTtctgaaggagaagaagatcagAATCGTCAAG ACCGCACACTGTGGTTGGGGAGCAGAGGCAGCTGAGTCCGTTAAGAAAGGTGATTTCATAATCGAGTATATTGGGGAAG TTATTAATGATGCATTGTGCGAACAAAGGCTTTGGGACATGAAATACAAAGAAGTGAAGAATTTCTATATGTGTGAAATTCGAAAAGACTTCACAATCGACGCTACTTTTAAAGGAAATCCATCACGATTTCTAAATCACAGCTGTGATCCGAACTGCGTCCTTGAAAAGTG GCAAGTTGAGGGGGAAACACGTGTCGGTGTGTTTGCTGCAAGATCAATAGAAGTCGGAGAGCCATTAACATATGATTATAG ATTTGTGCAATTTGGACCTGAGGTGAAGTGCTGTTGCGGTGCATCAAATTGTCAAGGCTATCTTGGCATCAAGAAAAAGATTTGTAAGGTGGATCTTTTCTGGGGGAAGAAACGCAAGAGAACACCAACTGCTTGCATAGCTATCCTTAGGTGA
- the LOC112200289 gene encoding gamma-glutamyl peptidase 5, translating into MKVERERRYALLLAAKDSEYVKKVYGGYFNVFVAAFGEEGERWDLFRVVDGEFPETSELQDYDGFVVSGSPYDAYGNDHWIIKLCFLLQTLDAMEKKVLGICFGHQVLCRALGGKVGKACTGWDIGLRKVNIVNDLSPFSFLDDLDEIPAALSIIECHQDEVWEVPLGAQVIAFSDKTGVEMFTIGGHVLGIQGHPEYTNDILSNLIDRLLNNNSIELGFAENARFGLQKAEPDRKCWEKICRNFLKDRIIKLNL; encoded by the exons ATGAAGGTTGAAAGAGAACGAAGATACGCGCTTCTGCTTGCAGCAAAGGATTCCGAGTACGTGAAGAAAGTGTATGGTGGTTACTTCAATGTGTTTGTTGCAGCTTTTGGGGAAGAAGGAGAGAGGTGGGACTTGTTCCGGGTAGTCGATGGCGAGTTTCCGGAAACGAGTGAGCTTCAAGATTATGATGGGTTTGTGGTCAGTGGAAGCCCTTATGATGCTTATGGTAATGACCACTGGATTATTAAACTCTGCTTTCTCTTGCAAACTCTGGATGCCATGGAGAAGAAAGTCCTCGGAATTTGCTTCGGTCATCAG GTGTTGTGCAGAGCACTAGGAGGAAAAGTTGGGAAAGCTTGTACTGGATGGGATATTGGACTGAGGAAAGTGAACATAGTGAACGACCTGAGTCCATTTAGCTTCCTTGATGACTTGGATGAAATCCCAGCTGCCCTTTCCATCATTGAGTGCCACCAGGATGAGGTTTGGGAAGTTCCTTTGGGTGCTCAAGTTATTGCCTTCTCGGACAAAACTGGGGTAGAGATGTTCACCATTGGAGGTCATGTTCTGGGCATTCAAGGCCATCCAGAGTATACTAATGACATCCTTTCCAATCTCATCGATCGCCTTCTCAATAACAACTCCATTGAG CTAGGTTTTGCTGAAAACGCAAGATTCGGACTGCAAAAGGCCGAGCCAGATAGGAAGTGTTGGGAGAAAATCTGCAGGAATTTTCTCAAAGATAGAATCATCAAGTTAAATTTATGA